A window of Candidatus Saccharibacteria bacterium oral taxon 488 genomic DNA:
AGTTAAAACTCCAACTCCGCCATCTTGTCGCGTACTTCATCCAGCGCCTTTGAGCCAAAGCCTTTCAATTCTCGCAAATCTTGCTCGGTCAAAGTCACCAGGTCGCGAATCGTGCGGATTTCATTGTTAATCAGCGCGTTCGTGGTGCGGGCGCTTAGGTTTAATTCTTCGATGGATGTGTCAAGTTCAGAATCATCTGCCTCGTCGTTACCCAGTGCTGGCGCACCGGCTACCACAGTCGAGCCTGCCAGCGCGCTGTATTGGCTGACGAGGATAGCCGCTGCCTCTTCAAATGCTTCGCGCGGTGTCAATGTGCCATCAGTCTCAACCGTCAGTGCCAGCTTCTCGAGGTTGGTCTCGTCGCCAACACGGGTCGAGTCAACCTTGTAGCGAACGCGCAGCACCGGTGTAAAGATAGCATCAAGTGCGATCATGTCGGAGTGCAATCGATTGGCACTCGACTCCTCGATCGTCTGATAGCCACGGCCAGCTTCTGCCACCAAGTCCATGATGACGGTCTTATTCGGATCATCGATGGTAGCGATGATGTGGTCTGGGTTAACAACTTCTACTTCGCCGTTTGCTTGGATATCGCCAGCGGTGATAACACCACCAGTTTTCTCCAGACGCAACTCAACTGGCTCGTCAGTGTGAACGCGGAGTCGCACACCCTTTAGGTTCAGCATGATATCGACGACGTCCTCTTTGACGCCCTCGACGGTGGTGAACTCGTGTGTCGCACCCTCGATACGAAAGGCGACGATCGCGCCGCCGCGAATGCTCGAGAGCAGCACCCGGCGCAAGGAATTACCAAGCGTATTGCCATAGCCGGCGTGCATCGGCTCGATCAGAAAGGTCGCACTGGTCGCAGAGGTGTCATCAACGCTCGCGAGTGCTGGATTGTAAATTGCTTTTGCCATAATTCTTCCCTAACCCTTCTTTTATCGTGAGTAATACTCAACAATTAATTGCTCGTTGATGTCAGCTTCTGCTTCCTCGCGCTTTGGCAGTCCAGTCACTTCAATCTTCAGCTTCTTGCTATCGCTCTTCAGCCAGCTCAGCGGGCCTTGGATTGAATTATTGATCACATCATCAATCCGCGTGAAGTACTCAGATTTGGTGCTCTTTGGACGAACGGTGATAACATCACCAGCCTTAACACGAATCGATGGAATATCGACGCGGCGGCCGTTTAATTCAAAGTGGCCGTGACTGACCAACTGGCGAGCAGCGCGGCGGCTAACAGCGAATCCAGAACGGTAAACCACGTTGTCCAGGCGGCGCTCCAACAGTTTCAACAGGTTTTCGCCTGCCAAACCTTCCTGGGCGCGGGTTGCCTCGTTCATCAACCGCGCAAATTGCTTTTCCACCAAACCATACAGACGGCGAACCTTTTGCTTTTCGCGCAGCTGCGTAGCGTACAGGCTTGGCTTACTTTGGCGGCCGTGCGCGTGCTGGCCTGGAATGCCAGATTTCCGCGCCAAAACTTTATGTGCTTTTGGATGAAGCGCATAACCTTCGCGGCGGCTTTGCTTGACAATCGGTGAATTATCTCGTGCCATAATTATGCCCTCCGTGCCTTCCGTGGACGAACACCGCCGTGAGGCACGCCAGTTACGTCCTTAATGCTTTCTACTGAGATGTCGAAAGCGCCAACCGCACGAATAGCGGCATCGCGGCCCAAGCCGACACCTTTGACGAAAACGTCAACTGATTTCAAACCATATTGAGTTTTCGCGGCTTCAGCAGCTTTTTCAGCAGCAACCTGTGAAGCGTAAGCGGTGCCTTTTTTGCTGCCGCGGAAGCCGCATGCACCAGCTGATGAAGCAGTCAACACATTACCCTTCTTGTCTGAAAAGGTAACAATGGTGTTGTTAAATGTTGCTTGAATATGCAGCTGACCAGCTGGGACTGATCGGCGCTGCTTCTTCTTGGTAGATTTTGCGTCTGCCATTTCTTAGTCCTTTCTTTAGGTCTTACTTGCTGCTTTTGGTTGTGTACCGCCCACGGCGATGGCGCGACCCTTGCGAGTTCGTGCATTCGTACGAGTCCGCTGTCCGCGTGTCGGCAGTCCTGCTTTGTGGCGAAGACCGCGATAGGCGTTGATATCCTTCAAGCGCTTAATGTTGTTAGTTACCAAGCGCTGGAGATCACCTTCGACGGTGTATTCGCTGTCGATAATTTCGCGAATCTTGTTTTCTTCAGCCTCGGTGAGATCTTTCACCCGAGTGGTCGGCTCAATCTTAGCCGCCGCAAGGATGCTCAAAGCGTGCTTTGGCCCAATCCCATAAATATAGGTGAGCGCAATTTGCACCTGCTTCTCTGTTGGGATAACTACCCCAGCAATTCGAGCCATGCTTAACCCTGCCTTTGCTTGTTCTTAGGTTTTTTCTTGTTGATGACGTACAGGCGGCCTTTACGGCGCACTAGCTTGTCACCTTTCTTGGGATCTTTGTCGATTTTCTTCACACTTGCACGAACTTTCATTGAAGTGTAAATCTCCCTTCCCGAGTAAACCCGAGATTATCGTTACTATTATGACGAGCGCCGCGTGTTTCGAGCCACGTGCGCTGGTCGCTCCTCTTTGAGGCGGAAGATGATGCGACCCTTTGTGAGATCATAAGGGGTCATCTCGACCTCCACCTTATCACCAGGCACTAGGCGGATGTAGTTCTTGCGCATCCGTCCTGAAATGTGCGCGATGATACTATGGCCATTCTCCAGTTCCACCCGAAATTGGGTATTAGGTAGTGCTTCCACTACCTTACCAATCATCTTGATGACTTCTTTTTGACTCGCCATAAGTTACAGTTGTCAATTATACCGTATTGCCCCGGCGATTACAAGAGCGAGGAGCGCCGTTTTTTCGACTTTTTAGTAGTTAGTTCATCTGGATCAAAGTCGTCATACGTGACCATCAGGGCACGCGAGTTGAGCTGGCGCAGCGACTCGAGGCCGACTGAGACCACAATGAGCAGACCGGTGCCGCCGATCGACAGGCGTGAACCACTAATCGCCGCCAGGTGATACATCAAATACTCCGCAATGAATGGCAAGATGGCGATGATACCGAGGACGATTGAGCCAAACAAGATCAGACGATTGACGGTGCGCATCAGATATTTCTCGGTTTGCTCACCCGGCCGGACGCCCTCGATAAAGCCGCCCTGCTTTTGCAGATTCTCAGCGATTTCGTTGGCGTTAAAGACGATCCCGGTGTAGAAGTAGGTAAAGGCAATGACCAGGAGGAAATACAGCGTCGGATAAATGAATGCCTCCCAGGTACTTCCAGTAAAGGAGCCTGGGTTTGGCGCCTGGAACCACGTGATCAGGGTGTTGGCGGTATTTTGCAGGTCTGGATTGCCCGAGGCCTTCATGACTTGACCGATGAATTGCGGCAAGCTGAGGAAGGCGACGGCAAAGATGACCGGGATGACGCCAGCAGCGATCAGCTTGACCGGCAGGATGCTTTTGATGCCGCCGTAGCTGGAATTGCCGTGAACGCGCTTGGCATAATTGATGGTGATGACACGCTGGGCTTCGTTGATTTTCACCAAGAAGTAGAGAACGATGAGTGAGGCGATAGCCATGATCACCACTAGCCAAAAGACGGTTGGATTCACTGGCAGGGTAAACCAGTTAAAGACGTTCAGCCCGCCAGCCGCAGTGTTCCCAAGCGACGAAATGAGTGAGCCGAGCATCTGCGGGATCTGGCTGATGATACCAGCGAAAATCAAGATAGAGATGCCATTACCGATACCCTGCTCGGTGATCAATTCACCCAGCCACATCAAAAGTACCGATCCGGCTGTCATTGCCGTCACGCCAACTGTCCACTCGAGCATCGTTGGATCGCTCAGCGTGGTCGTACCGCCGGCCAGCACTGTCTGGCGCAACAGGAAGATAAAGGCGATTGACTGGACAATGGCCAGCGGGATAGTCAGCCGCCGCGTCCATTGCTGGATCTTGCGCCTGCCTGATTCGCCGTCCTTGTGTAGCTCCTCGAGCTTTGGGATGGCCTTGGTGAGCAGCTGAGTGATGATGCTGGCGGTAATGAATGGACTGAGCCCAACGAGCACGAGTGAAAAGCTCGCCAGCGCGCCACCCGAAAGCAAGTTCAAGAACCCACCGAGGTCGGTTTGCCCCAGCGCTGCCGCCAGTGCCGTCTTCATCTGTGTCGGATTCGCCAGCGGCACCGGAATATGCGCCAGCATTCGATACACCACAATAATCCCCACCACAATGGCCAGGCGTTTCTGCATATCTTTATTTTTCAGCGACCGGAAAATTATTCTCCAATTCATGTTTTAGCCCCTCATAGTCACTAACAATTCTTAACTCTGTTAATTATACATGACCGCGGCCAATATTTCCATACTAAAAACATAAAGCACATGCGCTATAATTGAAATAACAACATAACGCAAGATTGAGGTGTCATATGCAACAGCAGCCCGAAACTCCAGTAACTCCATCGCCAATGCCGCAGCCAAACCTAGAATTACCGCCACATTATCCGCCAAAGAAAAGTAAGCTATGGCTGTGGATTACGCTGGCGATTGTCGGCGTGTTGGTGATAGTCGGGATTATTATAACAATTATTATTGTGTCGAATAACTCCACTTCTTCAGCTGATACAACAACTTCACGTCAGCGAGCGACCAAGCCTGATAAGAATAATGACAATGAGGAGGATGAAGACAATCAGCAAGGCTCAACTACGAAGGCCACAAAATGCCTAACGTCTGCAGATTTTCGAAGATCTGGCTATACGCACGTAAAGGATGGCTATTTTGTGTTAGAGAACGGCAAATTTAACTTTCGTAGCATTCTCTTTAAGCCAGATTCAACGCAATACCAACGTGGAACTTCCAATGTTGAAATGGCTAAGCTAGGGGTGCTTTACAAATTTAATACTGACAAGCAATTTTCGATTGAACTGGTCCCTAATGAGACGGGTGAGGGCTCAAAGCTGGCTTTGGAGCGTGCCGATAAGATTAAGCACGATTTGGTATCTAATGGAATTCCAGAGCGTAAGATTACTGTTTCTGATCCAATAGTCGCCACCCATGATGCTAGCGATGATACGGCCAACAGGCGTGTAACGATTTATTTCGTTGCACCGCAGAAATGTAGCGAAAAGTAATCCGACCCACCAAGACAAAACGCCCCGGACTAGCGAGGCGTTCTGTAGGTTGCATAGAGCCTAAAGGGCCTTATTTTTCAGCAGACTCAACATCTTTTGCGCTTTGGCGCAAAGGTGTAGCGACTTTCTCAAATGAACCGCCAGCTTTTTCAATCGCTGTAACGACCGAAGCGGAAGCAGCTTGTACTTTCAAGTCAACCTTAGCTTTCAATTCACCGCGGGCGATCACCTTGACCGTGTGGAACGGCGTGGCGATGTAGCCTTCGGTAAACAGCAGGGCGTTGTCAACGGTTTTACCGTCAAAAGCATTCAAGTGATCCAAGTAGACTACCTGAGCTGGTGTGCGCAGGCTCTTGAAACCGCGAGCCTTTGGCACAGCCTGAGCCAGTGGACGCTGGCCACCCTGGAACATGGCGCGAAGCTTTTTACCAGTGCGGGCGTTCTGACCCTTGGTACCGCGACCAGCAGTTTTACCCTGGCCAGCAGCGATACCGCGGCCAACACGCTTTTTATTCTTGTTTGCTGAAACTTGGAGATCGTTGTATTTCATTACTTAGCCTCCTTTTTAGCAGCTTTTTTGACTGGCTGAGCATTGAGCCATTCTTCGCGTGGAACCAATGATTTTAATGCTTCAATAGTTGCGTAGGCGATGTTCACCTTGTTGGTTGAACCAAGCGACTTGGTTAATAGGTTGCGAACACCGGTCACGCCGATAATCTGTCGCACCACACCGCCAGCGATGATACCAGTACCAGGAGCAGCCGGCTTGATCAGCACGCGGGCGCCTGAGAACTTAACTTCGCTGTCGTGTGGAATGGTCTCGCCGCTCAAGGGTAAGGTGATCAAGTGCTTCTTAGCAACTGATGTTGCCTTGGCGACAGCAGCCTGTACGTCGGCACCTTTGGCTACACCAACACCAACCTTGTCCTTGCGGTTACCGACAACCACCAACGCTTTAAAGCGGAAACGGCGGCCGCCCTTCACAACTCGGCTCACGCGGTCAATGTTGATTACCAATTCTTCAAACTCTTTTGGTGCGTCATCGCGCACGTTTCGCCGGTCATCGCGGCGACCACCACGCGGACTGCGAGGCCGACGGCCTTCTGCGCGTGGGGTAGTATTTGCAGCTTGCTCTGCCATACTAGAACTCCAATCCTTCTTGGCGCGCAGCATCAGCCAATGCTTTCAAGCGACCAGCGTACTGGCGGCCATTGCGGTCAAAGACTACTGCGCTAATTTTACTTTTCTTTGCTTTCTTGGCAATTTCAGTACCGATGGCAGCACATTTTTCGCTCATCGTACCTTTTGCTTTGGTGCCAACGGTGGTTGCGGCAGCCAATGTCTTGCCTGTGGCGTCGTCGATCAGCTGAGCACTGACGTGCAGGTTGCTGATGGTGACGGTTAGGCGTGGGCGCTCTGCAGTGCCTGAAACTTTCGCGCGAACGCGGTTTTTGCGAAGAGCTTGG
This region includes:
- a CDS encoding DNA-directed RNA polymerase subunit alpha — its product is MAKAIYNPALASVDDTSATSATFLIEPMHAGYGNTLGNSLRRVLLSSIRGGAIVAFRIEGATHEFTTVEGVKEDVVDIMLNLKGVRLRVHTDEPVELRLEKTGGVITAGDIQANGEVEVVNPDHIIATIDDPNKTVIMDLVAEAGRGYQTIEESSANRLHSDMIALDAIFTPVLRVRYKVDSTRVGDETNLEKLALTVETDGTLTPREAFEEAAAILVSQYSALAGSTVVAGAPALGNDEADDSELDTSIEELNLSARTTNALINNEIRTIRDLVTLTEQDLRELKGFGSKALDEVRDKMAELEF
- the rpsD gene encoding 30S ribosomal protein S4, coding for MARDNSPIVKQSRREGYALHPKAHKVLARKSGIPGQHAHGRQSKPSLYATQLREKQKVRRLYGLVEKQFARLMNEATRAQEGLAGENLLKLLERRLDNVVYRSGFAVSRRAARQLVSHGHFELNGRRVDIPSIRVKAGDVITVRPKSTKSEYFTRIDDVINNSIQGPLSWLKSDSKKLKIEVTGLPKREEAEADINEQLIVEYYSR
- the rpsK gene encoding 30S ribosomal protein S11; its protein translation is MADAKSTKKKQRRSVPAGQLHIQATFNNTIVTFSDKKGNVLTASSAGACGFRGSKKGTAYASQVAAEKAAEAAKTQYGLKSVDVFVKGVGLGRDAAIRAVGAFDISVESIKDVTGVPHGGVRPRKARRA
- the rpsM gene encoding 30S ribosomal protein S13, which translates into the protein MARIAGVVIPTEKQVQIALTYIYGIGPKHALSILAAAKIEPTTRVKDLTEAEENKIREIIDSEYTVEGDLQRLVTNNIKRLKDINAYRGLRHKAGLPTRGQRTRTNARTRKGRAIAVGGTQPKAASKT
- the rpmJ gene encoding 50S ribosomal protein L36; the protein is MKVRASVKKIDKDPKKGDKLVRRKGRLYVINKKKPKNKQRQG
- the infA gene encoding translation initiation factor IF-1 gives rise to the protein MASQKEVIKMIGKVVEALPNTQFRVELENGHSIIAHISGRMRKNYIRLVPGDKVEVEMTPYDLTKGRIIFRLKEERPAHVARNTRRSS
- the secY gene encoding preprotein translocase subunit SecY; the encoded protein is MNWRIIFRSLKNKDMQKRLAIVVGIIVVYRMLAHIPVPLANPTQMKTALAAALGQTDLGGFLNLLSGGALASFSLVLVGLSPFITASIITQLLTKAIPKLEELHKDGESGRRKIQQWTRRLTIPLAIVQSIAFIFLLRQTVLAGGTTTLSDPTMLEWTVGVTAMTAGSVLLMWLGELITEQGIGNGISILIFAGIISQIPQMLGSLISSLGNTAAGGLNVFNWFTLPVNPTVFWLVVIMAIASLIVLYFLVKINEAQRVITINYAKRVHGNSSYGGIKSILPVKLIAAGVIPVIFAVAFLSLPQFIGQVMKASGNPDLQNTANTLITWFQAPNPGSFTGSTWEAFIYPTLYFLLVIAFTYFYTGIVFNANEIAENLQKQGGFIEGVRPGEQTEKYLMRTVNRLILFGSIVLGIIAILPFIAEYLMYHLAAISGSRLSIGGTGLLIVVSVGLESLRQLNSRALMVTYDDFDPDELTTKKSKKRRSSLL
- the rplO gene encoding 50S ribosomal protein L15; the protein is MKYNDLQVSANKNKKRVGRGIAAGQGKTAGRGTKGQNARTGKKLRAMFQGGQRPLAQAVPKARGFKSLRTPAQVVYLDHLNAFDGKTVDNALLFTEGYIATPFHTVKVIARGELKAKVDLKVQAASASVVTAIEKAGGSFEKVATPLRQSAKDVESAEK
- the rpsE gene encoding 30S ribosomal protein S5 is translated as MAEQAANTTPRAEGRRPRSPRGGRRDDRRNVRDDAPKEFEELVINIDRVSRVVKGGRRFRFKALVVVGNRKDKVGVGVAKGADVQAAVAKATSVAKKHLITLPLSGETIPHDSEVKFSGARVLIKPAAPGTGIIAGGVVRQIIGVTGVRNLLTKSLGSTNKVNIAYATIEALKSLVPREEWLNAQPVKKAAKKEAK
- a CDS encoding 50S ribosomal protein L18, coding for MLGNKKLLNQALRKNRVRAKVSGTAERPRLTVTISNLHVSAQLIDDATGKTLAAATTVGTKAKGTMSEKCAAIGTEIAKKAKKSKISAVVFDRNGRQYAGRLKALADAARQEGLEF